A region from the Candidatus Thermoplasmatota archaeon genome encodes:
- a CDS encoding Lrp/AsnC ligand binding domain-containing protein, with protein sequence MAVGFVLISAAPSKEHEVYNALLKVPEIVELHPLFGEYDLIAKIEGSDFDTLGHIIVNKIRTIDGVMDTKTLTGTRF encoded by the coding sequence ATGGCCGTGGGATTCGTCCTCATCAGCGCCGCTCCCTCGAAGGAGCACGAGGTCTACAACGCGCTCCTCAAGGTGCCCGAGATCGTCGAACTCCACCCGCTCTTCGGCGAGTACGACCTTATCGCGAAGATCGAGGGCAGCGACTTCGACACGCTCGGCCACATCATCGTCAACAAGATCCGCACGATCGACGGCGTCATGGACACGAAGACGCTCACCGGCACGCGCTTCTGA